In Geminocystis sp. NIES-3709, a single genomic region encodes these proteins:
- a CDS encoding ribulose bisphosphate carboxylase small subunit — MAAPPTPWSKNLAEPKVDDSAYVHSFSNLIGDVKVGANVLIAPGTSIRADEGTPFHIGNGSNIQDGVVIHGLEQGRVKGDDDRDYSVWIGEDSCITHLALIHGPAYVGNNCFIGFRSTVFNARVGDGCIVMMHALIQDVEIPPGKYVPSGSVITNQQQADRLPDVQPEDREFAAHVVHINEALAAGYHCANNNACINAIREENTPEQKPTHNQTNGYQSVTNMSLNTDIINQVRSLLRQGCTIGVEHANTRRFKTKSWLSASLNATNEAGILAELGNILNECSGEYVRLIGVDPQAKRRIAEVIIQRPGEAPAPVQASKGNTAKVNSNGNGHAPVSKGNGDLASEIRSLIQGGYSIGVEYADARRFKTKSWLTAPSVKTNSVNEAISTIQGYLADLSGNYVQLVGVDPQAKRRVSQVIIQRPGETASISSNGNGNGKVSYQPSRSNSGSAINSSLSAEAISQVRSLLSQGYQIATEHADIRRFKSKSWQSCSPIKATSESQVISALEACVQDHAGEYVRLIGIDTNAKRRVLEMIIQRPGQTNQATPVTNNNGNSTNVSAYTNTKNGSSSLDANTLAQVRSLLSQGYRIGTEHADVRRFKTKSWQSCSPIDSNNESQVISALQGCLQEHNGEYVRLIGIDTQAKRRVLEAIIQRP; from the coding sequence ATGGCGGCTCCACCTACTCCTTGGTCAAAAAATTTAGCTGAACCAAAAGTAGATGATAGTGCTTATGTTCATTCCTTCTCTAATTTAATTGGAGATGTGAAAGTCGGAGCAAATGTTTTAATTGCCCCGGGTACTTCTATTCGTGCAGATGAAGGTACACCTTTTCACATAGGTAATGGTAGTAATATTCAGGATGGGGTAGTAATTCATGGACTGGAGCAAGGTAGAGTTAAAGGTGATGATGATCGAGACTATTCCGTATGGATTGGTGAAGATTCCTGTATCACTCATTTAGCCTTAATTCATGGCCCTGCTTATGTGGGTAATAACTGTTTTATTGGTTTTCGATCGACAGTTTTTAATGCCAGAGTTGGAGATGGTTGTATTGTCATGATGCACGCTCTAATTCAGGATGTGGAAATTCCGCCCGGAAAATATGTGCCTTCAGGTTCGGTGATTACTAATCAACAACAAGCCGATCGACTTCCTGATGTGCAACCCGAAGATCGAGAATTTGCGGCCCATGTAGTCCATATTAACGAAGCCTTAGCCGCCGGTTATCACTGTGCGAACAATAATGCTTGTATTAATGCCATCCGAGAAGAAAATACTCCGGAGCAAAAACCAACCCATAATCAAACTAATGGTTATCAATCAGTAACTAATATGAGTTTAAATACAGATATAATCAATCAAGTCCGATCGCTGTTAAGACAAGGTTGCACCATTGGTGTAGAACACGCTAATACTCGTCGTTTTAAAACCAAATCTTGGTTAAGTGCTTCCTTAAATGCTACCAATGAGGCTGGAATCTTAGCAGAATTAGGTAATATATTAAATGAATGTAGTGGTGAATATGTTCGCCTAATTGGAGTTGATCCTCAAGCTAAACGTAGAATTGCCGAAGTTATTATTCAGCGTCCTGGTGAAGCACCAGCCCCCGTACAAGCTAGTAAGGGCAACACAGCTAAAGTAAATAGTAACGGAAATGGTCATGCTCCTGTTAGTAAAGGTAACGGCGATTTAGCCAGTGAAATTCGTTCTCTAATTCAAGGCGGTTATAGTATTGGAGTTGAATATGCCGATGCTCGTCGTTTTAAAACCAAGTCTTGGTTAACAGCACCTAGTGTTAAAACTAACTCAGTTAATGAAGCGATTAGTACTATTCAAGGCTATTTAGCAGATTTGAGCGGTAACTATGTGCAACTTGTAGGCGTTGATCCTCAAGCTAAACGTCGTGTATCTCAGGTTATTATTCAACGACCGGGAGAAACCGCTAGTATCAGTAGTAATGGTAATGGAAACGGTAAAGTTAGCTATCAACCATCCCGAAGTAATAGTGGAAGTGCTATTAATAGTAGTTTGAGTGCAGAAGCGATCTCCCAAGTTCGTAGTCTCTTATCTCAAGGGTATCAAATAGCCACCGAACACGCAGATATTCGCCGTTTTAAAAGTAAATCTTGGCAAAGTTGTTCCCCAATCAAAGCAACTAGCGAAAGTCAAGTAATCTCAGCTTTAGAGGCTTGTGTACAAGATCATGCTGGAGAATATGTTCGTTTAATTGGTATTGATACCAATGCTAAACGCAGAGTATTAGAGATGATTATCCAACGCCCCGGACAAACTAATCAGGCAACTCCTGTTACTAATAATAATGGTAATAGTACAAATGTTTCTGCTTATACGAACACTAAAAACGGTAGTAGTTCTCTCGATGCTAACACTTTAGCTCAAGTGCGTTCTTTATTGTCTCAAGGTTATCGTATTGGCACAGAACACGCAGATGTGCGCCGTTTTAAAACTAAATCTTGGCAAAGTTGTTCTCCCATCGACAGTAATAATGAAAGTCAAGTTATTTCGGCTTTACAAGGCTGTCTTCAAGAGCATAATGGTGAATATGTCCGTTTAATTGGTATTGATACTCAAGCTAAACGCCGTGTTTTAGAGGCTATCATTCAAAGACCATAA